The proteins below are encoded in one region of Rana temporaria chromosome 2, aRanTem1.1, whole genome shotgun sequence:
- the LOC120926652 gene encoding zinc finger MYM-type protein 1-like: MNDNSVLSLKQVPFTRRSDDEKKRIKELGPHQPKLQIQQRSSDRGRVYTRSFSPTSYNKWSWLAGCDVTNAYYCFPCLLFRSHGTDTLWVSTGICDLKHLTEKCKRHEMTKSHLDNFMRLEFFGKRSIGEQLDAGYRIGIRKHNEEVTKNRHILSRIIDCVKFCGAFELALRGHDESERSENPGIFRGLVDFVASLDGVLQEHLENATVFKGTSKTVQNELLDCMLSVVREHIIQEARSSDFISIQADETTDIATQCQLVIVLRYIDANNNVQERFLEFIPLQSTTADSIATALQERLAVILPEDQKHKLISQAYDGASVMRGATAGVQKKIQDVYPNAHYIHCYAHQLNLIMQQATSQIPKVRLFFANLGGFASFFSRSPKRTDVLDKIVAHRLPTSSSVRWNFHSRAVNTVFEHREDLIRCFEEIRDSGDFDPVTMREAAGFVAMLEHRDFKYFLTLFHTIMPHVDFLYAKLQKKDIDSVHIKGSIEQFQKDVMKIRDSIPSLVDQSIQGGSQQRRRRSLNLGEHKRIASEVCDTILLHTMQRFSFTNHLVSATLLQADKFEQYAMEFPEDALSKTLKAYPLLNKSKLKTELSLIYCTDEFRKCNGAVDLLQLFMENNLKKGFRETVTLLKILITTPMTTAEAERCFSTLKRIKTFLRNCMTQERLNALAMLSMEKRVVTEMTDFNQKVIEKFASQKERRAKFFFK; the protein is encoded by the exons atgaatgACAATTCAGTTCTATCTTTGAAGCAAGTGCCCTTCACAAGGCGTTcagatgatgaaaaaaaaaggataaaggaGCTTGGACCACATCAACCCAAATTGCAAATCCAGCAGAGGTCAAGTGATCGTGGTCGAGTTTACACTCGAAGCTTTTCCCCCACTTCATATAACAAATGGAGTTGGCTAGCTGGATGTGATGTGACAAATGCCTATTATTGCTTCCCCTGTTTGCTTTTTCGAAGTCATGGTACTGACACGTTGTGGGTATCAACAGGAATTTGCGACCTAAAGCATCTCACTGAAAAGTGCAAGCGGCATGAAATGACGAAAAGCCATCTTGACAACTTCATGAGGCTTGAGTTTTTTGGGAAGCGTAGCATTGGCGAACAGCTAGATGCAGGCTACAGAATTGGCATTAGAAAACACAATGAAGAGGTCACAAAAAATCGTCACATCCTGTCTAGAATAATAGACTGCGTAAAATTTTGTGGTGCATTTGAACTGGCTTTGCGTGGCCATGATGAAAGCGAGAGATCAGAGAATCCTGGGATATTCCGTGGCTTGGTggattttgttgcttctcttgatGGAGTTTTGCAAGAGCACCTTGAGAATGCCACTGTTTTCAAGGGAACTTCAAAAACTGTGCAGAACGAGCTTTTGGACTGTATGTTGTCTGTTGTGAGGGAGCACATTATCCAAGAAGCACGGAGCAGCGATTTCATCTCAATCCAGGCCGACGAGACCACCGATATTGCCACACAGTGCCAACTTGTGATTGTACTGCGCTACATTGATGCCAACAACAACGTACAGGAGAGGTTTTTGGAGTTTATTCCTCTGCAATCTACTACAGCAGATTCCATCGCTACAGCACTACAAGAGCGCCTTGCTGTCATCCTTCCAGAGGATCAGAAACATAAGCTGATCTCCCAAGCTTATGATGGAGCGAGTGTGATGAGGGGTGCCACTGCAGGTGTTCAGAAGAAGATACAAGATGTGTACCCAAATGCCCATTATATCCACTGCTATGCACATCAGCTGAACCTAATAATGCAACAAGCCACTTCTCAAATTCCCAAAGTGAGACTATTTTTTGCAAACCTTGGAGGATTTGCCAGCTTTTTTTCAAGATCACCCAAGCGCACAGATGTGCTTGATAAAATAGTTGCTCATAGACTACCGACATCAAGCAGTGTCAGATGGAACTTCCACAGCCGTGCTGTCAATACGGTGTTTGAGCACAGAGAGGACCTCATCCGCTGTTTTGAAGAAATCCGAGACTCAGGTGACTTTGACCCTGTTACCATGAGAGAGGCAGCAGGCTTTGTCGCGATGCTGGAGCATCGGGATTTTAAATATTTCCTGACGCTTTTCCACACCATCATGCCCCATGTGGACTTCCTCTATGCCAAACTCCAGAAGAAGGACATAGATTCAGTCCACATTAAGGGGAGCATCGAGCAGTTCCAGAAGGACGTTATGAAGATCAG AGATTCTATCCCATCCCTGGTTGACCAAAGCATTCAAGGTGGTTCTCAACAGAGGAGGCGGCGCTCGCTGAATCTGGGAGAACATAAACGCATTGCATCTGAg GTCTGTGATACCATACTTTTGCACACCATGCAACGTTTCTCCTTCACAAACCACCTTGTTAGTGCCACCTTGCTTCAAGCAGACAAGTTTGAACAGTACGCAATGGAGTTTCCGGAGGATGCACTCAGTAAGACTTTGAAGGCCTATCCACTGCTCAATAAAAGCAAGTTAAAGACAGAGCTTAGTCTCATCTACTGCACAGACGAGTTCAGAAAATGTAATGGTGCTGTGGACCTACTTCAGCTGTTTATGGAGAACAATCTAAAAAAAGGATTTAGAGAGACTGTCACTCTTCTGAAGATCCTGATCACCACACCCATGACCACAGCAGAAGCTGAGAGGTGCTTCTCAACCTTAAAAAGGATAAAGACTTTTTTGAGAAATTGCATGACCCAGGAAAGGCTGAATGCATTGGCCATGCTGTCCATGGAAAAGAGAGTGGTGACAGAGATGACTGATTTCAACCAGAAGGTCATTGAAAAATTTGCAAGCCAGAAAGAGAGGCgagcaaaattttttttcaaataa